A single region of the Raphanus sativus cultivar WK10039 chromosome 1, ASM80110v3, whole genome shotgun sequence genome encodes:
- the LOC130497990 gene encoding uncharacterized protein LOC130497990 has product MDIPELPRRLYTLGEEPEAHNSISYHTDNKKLHTALREALTDAEFEELKESRLGVFIKFKEQGFGWASRLVHYLLSLKLDIKKKYEMWCLVGPEPARFSLLEFENITGLNCEYIEDLETPECEVTPKMVSFWGMMGVHLEAGPTTDQIIAALKRCGDWSREDRKRLAYLSIFTGFIEGRKFSTATRATLARLVMDLERFENYPWGRVAFKVLMDSLWNKDITGCYTVDGFIQVLQVWAYTAIPGLGASIGSPRENSPSPPILAYEGSRG; this is encoded by the coding sequence atggatattccagaactcccccgtaggttatacactttaggggaagagccagaagcccacaatagcatttcgtatcatacggataacaagaagttgcatactgctcttagggaagctctcactgatgctgaatttgaagagctcaaggagtcgagattgggagttttcatcaagttcaaggagcagggatttggttgggcttcaaggctggttcactacttgctcagtttaaagctggacattaagaagaagtacgagatgtggtgtctcgttggtccagaacctgcgaggttttcactgttagagtttgaaaacatcactggtctaaactgcgagtacatcgaggaccttgagacaccagaatgtgaagttaccccaaaGATGGTTTCTTTTtgggggatgatgggagttcatctggaagctgggccaactactgatcagataatagcagcactgaagagatgcggggattggtccagggaagatcgcaagcgactcgcgtacctttccatcttcactggattcattgaagggagaaagttttcaaccgctacacgagctactctggcaaggctagtgatggatttagaacggtttgagaattatccatgggggagagtcgcgtttaaggtgctgatggactctttgtggaacaaagatattactggctgttacaccgtggatgggtttatacaagttcttcaggtctgggcgtacacagctattccgggattgggtgctagtattggtagtcccagagaaaacagtccgtctccaccgattctggcttacgagggcagcagaggc